A portion of the Musa acuminata AAA Group cultivar baxijiao chromosome BXJ1-1, Cavendish_Baxijiao_AAA, whole genome shotgun sequence genome contains these proteins:
- the LOC135676245 gene encoding pentatricopeptide repeat-containing protein At5g12100, mitochondrial-like translates to MAKLVRHSLRRTPNPSRLSSLPLPPPPPRRCFSSNEADILERRGEDIHGSIGGGGGGGDQAEELLDKLRAQLQQKGCFHSSLSLCQTLILSHKPLFPSPSHLFRSLAGSFSHPHPLSHSAASLLVSAYASLNLPDEALDLVSFVAQESSHLFPCLRSCNLLLETLVSRKRYTDALSLFNRLVASPIRPDTYAYNKAIQSAVKSGDLDRAMELFHCMEKKDCLKPDAFTFNCLISCLCRERRLDGAQKMFEEMERRGITPTLITYNTMVDGYCKIGNLDAAFGVRDRMRASKLKPNLVTYNTLLSGLCCASRMDDVNSLLDEMRAAGFMPDGFTYSALFDGHSRSGDVEAALVLFEESVKKGVTIGAYTCSILLNRLCKYGKVAKADEVLERLVEKGLVPTSVIFNTIVDGYCRIGDMEGAFEAMGRMESLGLKAECITYNSLVNGLCKLQRMAEAEGLIKEMVGKGVSPEVETYNPLIDAYAQACHFERCFDIFEEMKDMGLELNVVSYGSLVNGFCKQGMLVEAEALFQDMVSRGIRPNVQIYNILIDAYCKQEELQKAFELIEGMKKTGISPSIVTYNTLIKGLSLKGNLSEAQHLALGLRDEGLSPDAVTYTILISAYCNTSSTDKAIELYKEMEKIGLRPTLSTYHALISQTSLEGRMQDAENLFEEMLQKKLLPDRDIYSALMSGYANYGHQEKVVVLQKEMEQRGMLPVVR, encoded by the coding sequence ATGGCGAAGCTCGTCCGCCACTCTCTCCGTCGAACCCCAAATCCCTCCCGCCTCTCCTCCCTTCctcttccccctcctcctcctcgaagatgtttctcttctaatgaagcaGATATCCTCGAACGCCGAGGAGAAGACATCCACGGCAgcatcggcggcggcggcggaggaggagatcAGGCAGAGGAACTATTGGATAAGTTGCGTGCACAGCTCCAGCAAAAGGGCTGCTTTCATTCCTCCCTATCACTCTGCCAAACCCTAATTCTCTCCCACAAGCCCCTCTTCCCCTCCCCCTCCCACCTCTTCCGATCCCTCGCCGGCTCCTTTTCCCATCCTCACCCGCTCTCCCACTCCGCTGCCAGCCTCCTCGTCTCCGCTTACGCTTCGCTTAACCTCCCTGACGAGGCCCTCGACCTCGTCTCCTTCGTCGCCCAGGAAAGCTCCCACCTGTTCCCCTGTCTCCGTTCGTGCAATCTCCTGCTTGAGACCCTTGTATCCCGCAAGCGGTACACCGATGCCTTGTCTCTCTTCAACCGGTTGGTCGCCTCTCCAATTCGCCCGGACACCTACGCCTACAATAAGGCCATCCAGTCGGCTGTCAAATCCGGAGATCTGGATAGAGCGATGGAGTTATTTCATTGCATGGAGAAGAAGGATTGCCTGAAGCCGGATGCTTTCACCTTCAATTGCCTGATATCGTGCCTGTGCAGGGAGCGGCGCTTGGATGGTGCTCAGAAGATGTTTGAAGAAATGGAGAGGAGGGGAATCACACCAACCCTCATCACATATAATACGATGGTTGATGGGTATTGTAAAATTGGGAATTTGGATGCTGCTTTTGGTGTGCGGGATCGGATGCGGGCTTCGAAATTGAAGCCAAACCTTGTCACGTATAATACCTTGCTATCGGGGCTTTGTTGTGCCAGCCGGATGGATGACGTAAATTCCTTGTTGGATGAGATGAGAGCAGCTGGTTTCATGCCTGATGGATTTACGTACAGTGCTCTCTTTGATGGCCACTCGAGAAGTGGCGATGTGGAAGCCGCATTGGTTTTATTCGAGGAGTCAGTTAAAAAGGGTGTAACAATAGGAGCGTACACTTGCAGTATATTGTTGAATAGACTTTGCAAGTATGGAAAAGTTGCCAAAGCAGATGAGGTCTTGGAGAGACTAGTAGAAAAAGGCTTGGTCCCAACCAGTGTGATTTTTAATACGATTGTTGATGGATATTGTCGCATAGGAGATATGGAAGGAGCCTTTGAGGCCATGGGCCGGATGGAGTCACTTGGATTGAAAGCCGAATGCATCACTTACAATTCACTGGTAAATGGGCTGTGCAAATTGCAAAGGATGGCTGAGGCAGAGGGGTTGATCAAGGAGATGGTAGGGAAGGGAGTGTCACCAGAAGTGGAGACATATAATCCACTCATCGATGCTTATGCGCAAGCTTGTCACTTTGAGAGGTGCTTCGACATTTTTGAGGAGATGAAGGATATGGGGCTGGAATTGAATGTTGTGTCTTATGGATCACTGGTCAATGGTTTCTGCAAACAAGGCATGCTTGTGGAAGCAGAAGCACTCTTCCAAGACATGGTATCAAGAGGTATTCGACCAAATGTGCAGATATACAACATTCTAATTGATGCATATTGTAAACAGGAAGAGTTGCAAAAGGCTTTTGAACTGATTGAGGGAATGAAGAAAACTGGGATATCTCCTAGTATTGTGACTTATAATACTCTAATAAAAGGTCTGTCTCTCAAAGGAAATCTATCAGAAGCTCAACACTTGGCCCTCGGGTTAAGAGATGAAGGTTTAAGCCCTGATGCAGTTACGTACACCATTCTTATATCTGCCTATTGTAATACCAGCTCTACTGATAAAGCTATTGAGCTTTACAAAGAGATGGAGAAGATAGGCCTCAGACCAACCTTGTCTACTTATCATGCCTTGATTAGTCAGACGAGCTTAGAAGGAAGGATGCAAGATGCTGAGAATTTATTTGAAGAAATGCTACAGAAGAAACTGCTTCCTGATAGGGATATCTATAGTGCACTAATGTCTGGTTATGCTAATTATGGACATCAAGAAAAGGTAGTTGTTTTACAGAAAGAGATGGAACAGAGGGGAATGTTACCTGTTGTAAGGTAA
- the LOC103999047 gene encoding cullin-1-like, giving the protein MPIHSPKTVDVEAGMAVLKQSVTKLTNILEGLPEMPFNTMEYMLLCTTIYDFCTMKTPNDLSEQLYAEYKKSLMDYLHSTVLPSLRSKNDEYMLKELVRRWLNYKVMVRWLSRFFHYLDRYFVKKKALLPLKEAGITCFRDLVYEEMKGKIKDAVISLIYQEREGSQIDRPLLNNVVEIFIQIGLGSKEYYEVDLEAPLLQDTAAYYSRKASKWILEDSCPEYMLKAEERLKQEKDRVDHYLDHTTKQKLIENVEHQLLSVNEIQLLEKENSGLIALLRDGKVDDLERLYRLFSRIPEGLTHVSQLFTQHVKAEGTALVSQAENAASSKRVLIRRIIELHDKYMGYVQENFQNHTLLNKALKEAFEVFCNKSVAGSSSAEMLASFCDNVLRKAGSEKLSDDEIDTTLEKAMKLLSYINDKDLFAEFSRKKLARRLLFDRYANEDHERLILTYLKQQCGGQFSSKMEGMVTDLTLAKENQSCFEDYLYANPHAHPGTELSVSVLTTGFWPSYKSSDLTLPDEMIKCIEAYKKFYESSTKNRKLSWIYSLGTCNINAKFDAKSIELTVATYQAAVLLLFNSADRLSYAEIKAQLNLTDEDMVRVLHSLSCARYKILKKAPMTDTVSPNDIFEFNSKFTDKMRRIKVPLPPVDENKKVIEDVNKDRRYAIDAYIVRIMKSRKALGHQQLVLECIQQLSRIFKPDVKLIKQRIEDLITREFLERDGEDPNVYKYIA; this is encoded by the exons ATGCCGATTCATTCGCCGAAGACGGTGGATGTTGAGGCGGGAATGGCGGTGCTGAAGCAAAGCGTCACCAAGCTGACGAACATCCTGGAGGGCCTTCCCGAGATGCCGTTCAACACGATGGAGTATATGCTTCTCTGCAC GACTATCTACGATTTTTGCACTATGAAAACCCCCAATGATCTCAGTGAGCAGTTATATGCGGAGTACAAGAAATCGTTGATGGACTACCTGCATTCCACG GTCTTACCTTCTTTGAGGTCGAAGAACGATGAATATATGCTGAAGGAACTCGTCCGGAGATGGTTAAATTACAAAGTCATGGTCAGATGGCTTTCGCGTTTCTTTCATTACCTCGATCGCTATTTTGTCAAGAAGAAGGCACTTCTTCCACTCAAGGAAGCTGGGATTACTTGCTTCCGTGACCTG GTTTATGAGGAGatgaaaggaaaaataaaagatgCCGTCATCTCTTTG ATTTATCAAGAGCGAGAGGGGAGTCAAATAGATAGACCTTTGTTGAACAACGTCGTGGAAATTTTCATTCAGATCGGTTTAGGAAGTAAAGAGTATTATGAAGTTGACTTGGAAGCCCCTTTGCTTCAAGACACCGCTGCCTATTATTCCAGGAAAGCTTCAAAATGGATTCTCGAGGATTCATGCCCGGAATACATGTTGAAG GCTGAGGAGCGCTTGAAGCAGGAGAAGGACAGGGTTGATCATTACTTGGACCATACCACTAAACAGAAATTGATAGAG AATGTGGAACATCAGTTGCTGTCTGTAAATGAAATCCAACTTCTAGAAAAGGAAAATTCTGGATTGATTGCATTACTTCGAGACGGCAAG GTGGATGACCTCGAGCGTCTGTATAGGCTCTTCAGCAGAATACCTGAAGGCCTGACTCATGTTTCTCAGTTGTTTACGCAG CATGTGAAAGCTGAAGGTACAGCCCTAGTCAGCCAGGCGGAGAACGCTGCGAGTAGCAAGAGA GTTTTGATCAGAAGAATTATTGAGCTGCATGACAAGTATATGGGATATGTCCAGGAAAACTTCCAGAATCACACCCTTCTCAACAAG GCACTCAAAGAGGCTTTTGAAGTTTTCTGCAATAAGAGCGTCGCGGGCTCCTCGAGTGCCGAGATGCTGGCTTCCTTTTGCGATAATGTTCTTAGAAAAGCAGGAAGTGAGAAGCTCAGTGATGACGAAATTGACACGACTTTGGAGAag gccatgaaattgctttcttacatCAATGACAAAGACCTGTTTGCTGAGTTCTCCAG GAAGAAGCTTGCGAGGAGGTTGCTGTTTGACAGATATGCTAACGAGGATCATGAGAGGCTCATTTTGACGTACCTAAAGCAGCAATGTGGAGGGCAGTTCAGCTCAAAGATGGAGGGCATG GTGACTGATCTAACTCTTGCTAAAGAAAACCAATCGTGTTTCGAGGACTACCTCTACGCGAACCCCCATGCGCATCCAGGGACAGAGCTCAGTGTCAGTGTTCTCACGACTGGATTCTGGCCAAGTTACAAATCATCTGATCTCACCCTTCCCGATGAGATG ATCAAATGCATAGAAGCCTACAAGAAGTTTTATGAGTCCAGCACCAAGAACAGAAAGCTTTCGTGGATATATTCGTTAGGGACATGTAACATCAATGCCAAGTTTGATGCCAAATCCATAGAGCTTACTGTGGCAACTTATCAG GCGGCAGTTCTTCTGCTATTTAACTCCGCAGATAGATTGAGCTACGCAGAGATCAAAGCTCAGCTCAACTTAACCGATGAGGACATGGTCAGAGTGCTTCACTCGCTTTCTTGTGCCAGATATAAGATTCTAAAGAAAGCGCCAATGACAGACACCGTCTCTCCCAACGACATCTTCGAGTTCAATTCCAAATTCACCGACAAAATGAGAAGGATTAAG GTACCTCTTCCCCCGGTGGACGAGAACAAGAAGGTGATAGAAGATGTCAACAAAGATCGAAGATATGCTATTGATGCTTACATCGTGCGCATCATGAAAAGTCGAAAGGCTTTGGGTCATCAACAGTTGGTGTTGGAATGCATCCAACAGCTTAGCCGCATTTTCAAG CCTGACGTAAAATTGATCAAGCAACGAATAGAAGATCTGATCACCAGAGAATTTTTAGAGCGGGACGGGGAGGACCCAAACGTTTACAAATACATTGCCTGA